One genomic region from Chthonomonas calidirosea T49 encodes:
- the trmFO gene encoding methylenetetrahydrofolate--tRNA-(uracil(54)-C(5))-methyltransferase (FADH(2)-oxidizing) TrmFO codes for METITVVGGGFAGVEAAWACAQRGAKVHLYEMRPKRQTPVHRTANLAELVCSNSFKSTLLTNASGVLKEEMRRLGSLILPIAQRHAVPAGEALAVDRERFACDVTAAIESHPNITVIREEVTQLPEARPLILATGPLTSDALAQELKQLTDNTALSFYDAVAPTVLGESLDWSRLFRASRRGRGARQEGVGGEATAECATETAISADYLNCPLTKEEYMAFWEALCHAELAPLHDFEQAEPAQKMVFFEMCVPIEELARRGPRTLLYGPMKPIGLIDPRTGKRPYAVVQLRQENREGTLWGMVGFQTRLKWGEQKRIFRMIPGLENAEFVRYGVMHRNTYVNAPLVLTAHAELRKHPGIFLAGQITGVEGYLESAAIGMIAGINALRWLKGLPPAVPPKITVLGALCHYLVEADPKHFAPMNANWGLVPELQGLTVRDKREKARLKAERALEAISAFAQQIEADWK; via the coding sequence ATGGAGACGATAACCGTTGTCGGTGGCGGTTTTGCCGGAGTAGAAGCTGCGTGGGCGTGTGCACAGCGTGGTGCAAAAGTGCACCTTTACGAAATGCGTCCCAAACGTCAGACGCCGGTGCACCGTACGGCGAACCTAGCCGAGCTGGTATGCTCTAACTCTTTTAAATCCACGTTGCTGACCAACGCGAGTGGCGTTTTAAAGGAGGAGATGCGTCGACTCGGCTCCCTCATTCTGCCTATCGCTCAGCGCCATGCGGTGCCGGCTGGAGAGGCCTTGGCGGTAGACCGTGAACGGTTTGCATGTGACGTTACCGCGGCCATCGAGAGCCATCCAAACATCACCGTGATTCGAGAGGAGGTAACGCAACTCCCTGAGGCGCGCCCCCTCATTCTCGCCACCGGTCCGCTTACCTCGGATGCGCTGGCACAGGAGCTGAAGCAGCTTACGGACAACACCGCCCTCTCGTTTTACGACGCGGTCGCCCCCACCGTGCTTGGCGAAAGCCTGGATTGGAGCCGCCTATTTCGCGCCTCGCGGCGAGGGCGCGGCGCCAGGCAAGAAGGGGTGGGTGGCGAAGCCACTGCCGAATGCGCAACCGAGACGGCGATAAGCGCAGACTACCTGAACTGTCCCCTTACCAAAGAAGAGTATATGGCCTTCTGGGAGGCGCTTTGCCATGCGGAGTTGGCCCCTCTGCACGATTTTGAACAGGCGGAGCCGGCACAAAAGATGGTGTTCTTTGAAATGTGTGTGCCTATTGAAGAGTTGGCACGGCGCGGACCTCGAACCCTTCTCTACGGCCCCATGAAGCCAATAGGGTTGATAGACCCACGCACTGGAAAGCGCCCCTACGCGGTGGTGCAGTTGCGGCAGGAGAATCGGGAGGGCACCCTTTGGGGGATGGTGGGGTTTCAAACGCGCTTGAAATGGGGCGAGCAGAAGCGCATCTTTCGAATGATCCCTGGCCTTGAGAACGCTGAGTTCGTGCGCTATGGCGTGATGCACCGTAACACCTATGTAAACGCACCGCTGGTGCTTACGGCACACGCTGAACTGAGAAAGCATCCCGGAATCTTCTTGGCCGGCCAGATCACGGGCGTGGAAGGCTACCTGGAGTCGGCAGCTATCGGGATGATCGCCGGCATCAATGCCCTACGATGGCTGAAAGGTTTACCGCCCGCCGTGCCACCCAAAATAACCGTGTTGGGCGCCCTTTGCCACTATCTAGTGGAGGCCGACCCCAAACATTTTGCCCCGATGAACGCCAACTGGGGGCTTGTGCCCGAACTGCAAGGCCTCACGGTGCGCGATAAACGAGAAAAGGCGCGTCTAAAAGCAGAGCGCGCCCTTGAGGCTATCTCTGCGTTCGCCCAACAGATCGAGGCCGACTGGAAGTAG
- a CDS encoding glycoside hydrolase family 25 protein: MALLEGVDISHDDNGIDWEQVECGGIGFAFCKATEGTSIVDPYLERNLSGMRSVGIVRGVYHYFRCDEPGGWQAEFCIRTARRAGYDPARDLPIALDLEDLEGAQRIGKARLQFAVSMFLITARTMIGKLPIIYTSPAFWDEWMDGTDAYSGHPLWVAHYTGQPNPRLPKGWQKWTFWQYTPRGTVPGIPSVKETDRDRFHGEDIRALCGLFGIPIPACIRLPANSFHPPQV; this comes from the coding sequence ATGGCGTTGCTAGAAGGAGTAGACATAAGTCACGACGACAACGGCATTGACTGGGAGCAGGTGGAGTGTGGGGGGATCGGGTTCGCTTTTTGTAAAGCCACCGAAGGGACAAGCATTGTTGACCCCTATTTAGAAAGGAACCTCTCCGGCATGCGTTCTGTGGGGATAGTGCGCGGAGTATATCACTACTTCCGTTGCGATGAGCCAGGTGGTTGGCAAGCCGAGTTCTGCATCCGCACAGCCCGTCGTGCCGGTTACGACCCCGCCCGAGATCTGCCCATCGCTCTCGATTTGGAAGACCTTGAGGGCGCCCAACGCATTGGCAAAGCGCGCCTGCAGTTTGCTGTCTCCATGTTTCTTATCACGGCGCGCACCATGATAGGTAAGCTGCCCATCATCTACACAAGCCCCGCCTTTTGGGACGAGTGGATGGACGGCACGGATGCCTATTCTGGGCATCCGCTTTGGGTGGCTCACTACACGGGGCAGCCCAACCCACGATTGCCCAAGGGCTGGCAAAAGTGGACGTTTTGGCAGTATACTCCTCGAGGAACCGTTCCCGGCATCCCCTCGGTGAAAGAGACCGATCGGGATCGTTTTCACGGTGAGGATATTCGAGCTCTATGTGGGCTGTTCGGTATTCCTATTCCGGCTTGCATTCGCTTGCCTGCTAACTCATTCCATCCCCCTCAGGTCTAA
- a CDS encoding spike base protein, RCAP_Rcc01079 family, protein MNIPPANPAQRAWLIAPSDTQLVAASVSGVPYARGILVSADCTLHVTTLGGDQLTIPFIKGYNPIAVQQVWATGSSTNGALLIGLY, encoded by the coding sequence ATGAATATTCCTCCTGCAAACCCAGCCCAGCGCGCCTGGCTTATCGCGCCCAGCGACACCCAGCTGGTGGCAGCCAGCGTGAGCGGTGTTCCTTATGCTCGTGGGATTTTGGTGAGCGCCGATTGCACGCTTCATGTCACCACGCTGGGCGGAGACCAGCTCACCATCCCTTTTATAAAAGGCTATAACCCTATTGCCGTTCAGCAGGTGTGGGCGACTGGCTCCAGCACAAACGGTGCGCTCCTTATTGGGCTGTATTGA
- a CDS encoding Mu-like prophage major head subunit gpT family protein encodes MAIVTSDLLLLTQAGIKTEFNNAYLEANEKADWRQIATELPTTLPIQRYAWLGRGAVMQPFADEIKEQALREDTYQLADILYKGALVIDRRMIEDDQYGLIMLRVRELAQEPVRHWNQLAFQGLVAGFSQLCYDGQYFFNANHQEGSSPIQSNITTAPLSDASLEAAATAMMSFVDDKGIPMHVVPDTLVVGPLLARRAWNLVAQDIVYQPGEVGTAGVPSTPYRNYFNGRYKLVINPYISGYQWFLLDCSREVKPIVIQNRSDVPITLETDMDMPEARIRERYHFTVRGRYVQGYGLWQLAYGSNATA; translated from the coding sequence ATGGCCATTGTGACATCCGACCTGCTTTTGTTAACGCAGGCGGGGATCAAAACGGAGTTTAACAACGCCTATTTGGAGGCCAACGAAAAGGCGGATTGGCGCCAGATCGCCACGGAGCTGCCGACGACCCTGCCCATTCAGCGTTACGCCTGGCTTGGTCGTGGAGCGGTTATGCAGCCGTTTGCCGATGAGATAAAAGAGCAGGCGCTTCGAGAAGATACCTATCAGCTGGCCGATATTCTCTACAAGGGTGCTTTGGTGATTGATAGGCGCATGATCGAGGACGATCAGTACGGCCTGATCATGCTTCGGGTTCGGGAGCTGGCTCAGGAGCCGGTGCGGCACTGGAATCAGCTGGCGTTTCAGGGGTTGGTAGCTGGGTTTTCGCAGCTTTGCTATGATGGGCAGTACTTCTTCAATGCGAATCATCAGGAAGGAAGCAGCCCTATTCAGAGCAACATCACCACCGCGCCTCTCAGCGATGCGTCTTTAGAGGCCGCCGCAACCGCGATGATGAGCTTTGTAGATGACAAGGGCATTCCGATGCATGTGGTGCCCGACACATTGGTGGTGGGGCCGCTGTTGGCGCGGCGCGCATGGAACCTTGTGGCTCAGGACATCGTGTACCAGCCTGGCGAGGTGGGCACGGCTGGGGTGCCCTCTACCCCCTATCGCAACTACTTTAATGGCCGCTATAAGCTGGTGATCAATCCCTACATTTCAGGCTATCAATGGTTCTTGCTGGACTGCAGTCGCGAGGTGAAACCCATTGTTATCCAGAATCGCAGCGACGTGCCGATCACGCTCGAAACCGACATGGACATGCCGGAGGCCCGCATTCGCGAGCGCTACCATTTCACCGTGCGGGGGCGCTACGTGCAGGGCTATGGACTTTGGCAGCTTGCTTACGGTTCCAATGCCACCGCATAG
- a CDS encoding S49 family peptidase, translated as MGNGWLTEDALWALEPHAEAAASEPRVLQATLPEEQRAGLLETGPGFQVLEDGVAVLNLVGRLTKQVVEGGCSTRWARFAVGQAFSDPKVRALLLRIDSPGGQVAGTHDLAMALCQFARRKPLAAYIEDIGCSAAYWIACAADAIYCNPTATVGGVGALLVVTDSSRALERAGLRVHAVATGPRKRVGAPGQPLLPADVRYLERYVGTVGAIFTRFVRQRRALTEQQLQQVARGGLFVGHQAVQVGLVDEVLSFEEALKRLRARAQVRQRMDRRDGERSEMSMHWKEGVRQILSALRRGQEVMAKAEEPAKQLEAVLEMEEALLDSDGVLGEETTQPIEAVSELDSAVVQLLQEHGIVSASDLRHRLEMAKLGLGALEEARAEAKRAAIRLYGAESGTTIGAQVDFEPIEVVRAKALAWNLEADARFGVEAAGGGRRVSAPCLLPGPAEERGATSAWERLSEAQRAMAIKMGFTTPEKQEAFAENLLAARE; from the coding sequence ATGGGAAACGGTTGGTTAACGGAGGATGCCCTGTGGGCGTTGGAACCCCATGCGGAGGCGGCTGCCTCCGAGCCGCGGGTGTTGCAGGCAACGCTACCCGAGGAACAGAGGGCTGGTTTGCTGGAGACTGGGCCAGGTTTTCAAGTGCTTGAGGATGGCGTTGCGGTGCTCAATCTGGTGGGTCGGTTAACGAAGCAGGTGGTGGAGGGAGGATGTTCCACGCGTTGGGCGCGTTTTGCGGTAGGCCAAGCGTTCAGCGATCCGAAAGTGAGAGCTCTTCTGCTGCGCATCGATTCGCCGGGAGGGCAAGTGGCGGGCACGCATGACCTGGCGATGGCCCTCTGTCAATTCGCGCGGCGTAAGCCTTTAGCGGCCTACATCGAAGATATCGGGTGTAGTGCGGCCTACTGGATCGCTTGTGCTGCCGATGCCATCTACTGTAACCCAACGGCGACGGTGGGAGGGGTAGGGGCTTTGTTGGTGGTTACCGACAGCAGTCGCGCGTTAGAGCGGGCTGGCTTGCGGGTGCATGCGGTTGCTACCGGCCCACGCAAGCGGGTAGGAGCGCCAGGTCAGCCGCTTCTACCTGCCGATGTGCGCTATTTGGAGCGTTATGTGGGCACGGTGGGAGCGATATTTACCCGCTTTGTGCGGCAGCGACGGGCTCTTACTGAGCAGCAGCTGCAGCAGGTCGCGCGCGGAGGGCTTTTTGTAGGGCATCAGGCTGTGCAGGTGGGGTTGGTGGATGAGGTGCTTTCGTTTGAGGAGGCGTTGAAACGTTTACGCGCCCGCGCGCAGGTGCGGCAACGGATGGATAGAAGGGATGGAGAAAGGAGCGAGATGTCCATGCATTGGAAAGAGGGAGTGCGGCAGATTCTCTCCGCTTTGCGGCGAGGGCAGGAGGTGATGGCGAAGGCGGAGGAGCCTGCGAAGCAGCTAGAGGCCGTTTTGGAGATGGAGGAGGCCTTGTTGGATAGCGATGGGGTTCTTGGAGAGGAGACGACACAGCCGATAGAGGCTGTTAGTGAGCTCGACAGCGCGGTTGTGCAGCTGTTGCAGGAGCACGGCATCGTTTCAGCGTCAGACTTGCGACATCGGCTAGAGATGGCGAAGCTCGGCCTCGGTGCACTTGAGGAGGCACGGGCAGAGGCAAAAAGAGCGGCCATACGTCTTTATGGCGCGGAGAGCGGAACGACCATAGGCGCGCAGGTGGATTTCGAGCCGATCGAGGTTGTGAGAGCCAAAGCGCTCGCCTGGAATCTGGAGGCCGATGCAAGGTTTGGTGTGGAGGCTGCGGGTGGAGGCCGGCGAGTGTCAGCACCCTGCCTCCTTCCAGGCCCCGCTGAAGAGCGGGGAGCAACCAGCGCTTGGGAACGGCTATCGGAAGCGCAGCGAGCCATGGCCATTAAGATGGGGTTTACCACGCCGGAGAAACAGGAGGCGTTTGCGGAGAACCTGTTAGCGGCGAGAGAATAG